The Halonatronomonas betaini genome includes a region encoding these proteins:
- a CDS encoding ABC transporter permease encodes MIFETFRIALNGLRTNKLRTFLSMLGIIIGVGAVIAIVSIGSSAREEVTAQISSLGSDLLWVTPGFTAGRATRMESDPRENFTLDIIQYIDDYSPGVTNVVPEVSGSVQLRRGDNTLNSTAVGTSQNFTVVNIYYPERGRFIDQDDLDQSRNSIVLGSNVATELFSDTDPIGQRIRLNYQGRNINFTVVGVMEQKGQGVMGNLDRRVYIPVTTFTNKLSRQNFVDLYYAQFSPGFSSQEARNQIDYFFFQHLGDENLYNIMSQDQILGVLDQVTGTLSLMLGGIAGISLLVGGIGIMNIMLVSVTERTREIGIRKALGAKKRNILGQFLLESLALSSIGGFIGIGLGYAGTYLVTRIGNWPLVLSPVAVMLAFGFSLAIGLFFGIYPAVKAARLDPVDSLSYE; translated from the coding sequence ATGATCTTTGAAACTTTTAGGATTGCACTTAATGGTTTAAGGACCAATAAATTAAGGACTTTTTTATCGATGCTCGGTATTATAATTGGCGTTGGAGCAGTAATTGCCATAGTTTCTATTGGAAGTTCGGCCAGGGAGGAAGTTACAGCCCAGATTTCAAGCTTAGGTTCTGACTTATTATGGGTGACTCCAGGGTTTACAGCTGGTAGGGCTACCAGGATGGAATCTGATCCTAGAGAGAATTTTACTCTGGATATAATTCAATATATCGATGATTATTCTCCTGGGGTAACCAATGTTGTGCCTGAGGTTTCAGGCTCGGTGCAGTTAAGGAGAGGGGACAATACTCTTAATAGCACTGCCGTTGGTACCAGTCAAAACTTTACAGTTGTAAATATTTATTATCCAGAGAGAGGCCGTTTTATTGACCAGGATGACCTGGATCAGTCAAGGAATTCAATTGTGCTAGGAAGTAATGTAGCTACTGAATTATTTTCTGATACGGACCCTATTGGTCAGAGAATTAGATTGAATTATCAGGGCCGGAATATAAATTTTACTGTAGTTGGAGTTATGGAACAAAAGGGCCAGGGAGTTATGGGTAATCTTGATCGGAGAGTATATATCCCAGTTACAACCTTTACTAATAAGTTATCGAGGCAGAATTTTGTTGATCTGTATTATGCCCAGTTTTCTCCTGGATTTAGCTCCCAGGAAGCCAGAAACCAGATCGATTATTTCTTTTTCCAGCATTTAGGTGATGAGAACCTTTATAATATTATGAGCCAGGACCAGATATTAGGGGTGCTTGATCAGGTCACCGGAACTTTGAGTTTAATGCTTGGAGGGATTGCCGGGATCTCGCTCTTAGTTGGTGGAATCGGGATTATGAATATAATGCTGGTATCTGTTACTGAAAGGACCAGGGAAATTGGAATCAGGAAGGCTCTAGGAGCTAAAAAGCGGAATATACTGGGGCAGTTTTTGCTGGAATCCCTTGCTTTAAGTAGTATTGGTGGGTTTATAGGGATTGGCCTCGGTTATGCCGGGACTTATCTTGTTACCAGGATTGGAAACTGGCCTTTAGTCTTATCTCCAGTGGCAGTTATGTTAGCCTTTGGCTTTTCACTTGCAATTGGTCTCTTCTTTGGGATTTATCCGGCAGTTAAAGCGGCAAGACTTGACCCTGTTGATTCTTTAAGCTATGAGTAA